In Lutra lutra chromosome 13, mLutLut1.2, whole genome shotgun sequence, one genomic interval encodes:
- the MRPL41 gene encoding 39S ribosomal protein L41, mitochondrial translates to MGLLSGAARALVRGADRMSRWTSKRGPRTFYKGRGAKGTGVHGRNGKFVQVKEMVPELVVPELAGFRLRPYVSYRAPAGPDAPLTAEQLFREAAAPAVEKDFRNGTVDPARLEKYGFEPTQDGKLFQLYPRNFPR, encoded by the coding sequence ATGGGCCTTCTGAGCGGGGCTGCTCGCGCGCTCGTGCGCGGCGCGGACCGCATGAGCCGGTGGACCAGCAAGCGGGGTCCGCGCACCTTCTACAAGGGCCGCGGCGCCAAGGGCACCGGCGTCCACGGCCGCAACGGGAAGTTCGTGCAGGTCAAGGAGATGGTCCCGGAGCTGGTGGTGCCCGAGTTGGCGGGCTTCAGGCTGCGGCCGTACGTGAGCTACCGCGCACCCGCGGGCCCGGACGCGCCCCTGACGGCCGAGCAGCTGTTCCGGGAGGCCGCGGCCCCGGCCGTCGAGAAGGACTTCAGGAACGGCACCGTGGACCCGGCGCGGCTGGAGAAGTACGGCTTCGAGCCGACGCAGGACGGCAAGCTCTTCCAGCTGTACCCCAGGAACTTCCCGCGCTAG